The Eublepharis macularius isolate TG4126 chromosome 3, MPM_Emac_v1.0, whole genome shotgun sequence genome has a window encoding:
- the LOC129325668 gene encoding LOW QUALITY PROTEIN: protocadherin-8-like (The sequence of the model RefSeq protein was modified relative to this genomic sequence to represent the inferred CDS: inserted 1 base in 1 codon) → MEFQQYAAKVQDWMEGIKIELFWAGLNPNLVANALPLLRPGAHGETIRFSADEAAPSGTISGVLAEEPPVEQRASGFRLLQQPGNSSAVRVRERDGQLSVGAERLDREALCGPAEEPCVLPFDVVSLGGGRGGAQYRRLHVELEVRDINDHAPRFPQPVLALEVSESAAPGTRLPLELARDPDAGSNGVQSFALSPADGPFGLEAQSRADGRKGAELVLLRELDREAQAAYRLELVAKDGGRPARSGTATLSVRVLDANDNAPAFPRGALLTLELPEDAPPGALLLELDAADPDEGANGQLLYSWGSQVPPEARRLFALDPLSGRLSLRAALDYELQRAYELDVQASDRGASPLAASCKVLVRLLDVNDNAPALAVSALSAGPGGPAAGAEAGLAFVSEAAAPQSLVALVSASDGDAGANGQVRLALLPAPQQPFALQRAYEASYLLLTAAPLDRERVPEYNLTLVAEDLGSPPARTVRRLTVRLADENDNAPRFAEARYELALLENNAPGAYLAALLASDPDLGANGRLSYRLLDGPAADASLATYLSLDPATGALYAARAFDYELLKQLEVSVQAVDGGSPPLSGTAVVRVRVVDQNDNAPLITHPRXDLPLPLGAPAGFPIARLVASDADTGPNAELSFSLRVPEPFAIHLRTGELFLRQRLPAGAASQAAFRRGQREARADQRCRSAAHSHGRAAL, encoded by the exons CCCCTTCTGCGCCCCGGAGCTCACGGAGAGACTATCCGGTTCAGCGCTGACGAGGCGGCACCTTCCGGCACCATCAGTGGGGTGCTGGCTGAGGAGCCGCCCGTCGAGCAGCGGGCAAGCGGCTTCCGCCTGCTGCAGCAGCCGGGCAACAGCTCGGCGGTGCGGGTGCGCGAGCGGGACGGGCAGCTGAGCGTGGGCGCCGAGCGGCTGGACCGGGAGGCGCTGTGCGGGCCGGCGGAGGAGCCCTGCGTGCTGCCCTTCGACGTGGTGAGCCTGGGCGGCGGCCGCGGGGGCGCGCAGTACCGCCGGCTGCACGTGGAGCTGGAGGTGCGCGACATCAACGACCACGCGCCGCGCTTCCCGCAGCCCGTGCTGGCGCTGGAGGTGTCGGAGAGCGCCGCGCCGGGCACCCGCCTGCCGCTCGAGCTGGCCCGCGACCCGGACGCCGGCTCCAACGGCGTGCAGAGCTTCGCGCTCTCGCCCGCCGACGGCCCCTTCGGCCTGGAGGCGCAGAGCCGCGCCGACGGGCGCAAGGGCGCCGAGCTGGTGCTGCTGCGCGAGCTGGACCGCGAGGCGCAGGCCGCCTACCGCCTGGAGCTGGTGGCCAAGGACGGCGGGCGGCCGGCGCGCTCGGGCACGGCCACGCTCAGCGTGCGCGTGCTGGACGCCAACGACAACGCGCCCGCCTTCCCGCGCGGCGCGCTCCTGACCCTGGAGCTGCCCGAGGACGCGCCGCCGGGCGCGCTGCTGCTCGAGCTGGACGCCGCCGACCCGGACGAGGGCGCCAACGGGCAGCTGCTCTACTCGTGGGGCAGCCAGGTGCCTCCCGAGGCGCGCCGCCTCTTCGCCCTCGACCCGCTCTCGGGCCGCCTCAGCCTGCGCGCCGCTCTGGACTACGAGCTGCAGCGCGCCTACGAGCTCGACGTGCAGGCCAGCGACCGCGGCGCCAGCCCGCTGGCCGCCAGCTGCAAGGTGCTGGTGCGCCTCCTCGACGTGAACGACAACGCGCCGGCCCTGGCCGTCAGCGCGCTCTCGGCGGGCCCGGGCGGCCCGGCGGCGGGGGCCGAGGCCGGCCTGGCCTTCGTCAGCGAGGCGGCGGCGCCCCAGAGCCTGGTGGCGCTGGTCAGCGCCTCGGACGGCGACGCGGGCGCCAACGGGCAGGTGCGCCTGGCCCTGCTACCCGCGCCGCAGCAGCCCTTCGCCCTGCAGCGCGCCTACGAGGCCAGCTACCTGCTGCTCACCGCCGCGCCCCTGGACCGCGAGCGCGTGCCCGAGTACAACCTCACGCTCGTGGCCGAGGACCTGGGCTCGCCCCCCGCCCGCACCGTGCGCCGCCTCACCGTGCGCCTGGCCGACGAGAACGACAACGCGCCGCGCTTCGCCGAGGCCCGCTACGAGCTGGCGCTGCTGGAGAACAACGCGCCCGGTGCCTACCTGGCCGCCCTGCTGGCCTCCGACCCGGACCTGGGCGCCAATGGCCGCCTCTCCTACCGCCTGCTCGACGGCCCGGCCGCGGACGCCTCCCTTGCCACCTACCTCTCGCTGGACCCGGCCACCGGCGCCCTCTACGCCGCCCGCGCCTTCGACTACGAGCTCCTCAAGCAGCTGGAGGTGAGCGTCCAGGCCGTGGACGGCGGCTCTCCGCCGCTCTCTGGCACCGCCGTGGTCCGGGTGCGAGTGGTGGACCAGAACGACAACGCGCCCCTCATCACTCACCCGC GGGACCTTCCCTTGCCCTTGGGCGCCCCCGCCGGGTTCCCGATCGCCCGCCTGGTGGCAAGCGATGCAGACACGGGCCCCAATGCCGAGCTGTCCTTCTCCCTCCGGGTGCCCGAGCCCTTCGCCATCCACCTGCGGACCGGCGAGCTCTTCCTTCGGCAGCGGCTCCCCGCCGGTGCTGCATCCCAAGCGGCGTTCCGTCGAGGACAGCGGGAGGCCCGCGCTGACCAGCGCTGCCGCTCTGCGGCTCATTCCCACGGGCGCGCTGCCCTCTAG